TTTTTAGCCATATAATGAATTTGATTAGGATATAATGCCATACCTAGCATAATGACTTCGTTATAACTTTCATGCGTACAAGTTACGACATATTTACTATCCTTAGGAATATTATCTTTACCGATTACGTATAATGATTTTGACATTTTAACTAAAATGAAATTCAAAATCTTACTAATCACTGAATACATTGTGCCACCTACTTAACTTATTTGTTTATAACAACTAGATTTTATCACTATATTTTTACTAGAACAAGATAGTCTGAAAATACATCTAAAGTTGTATAGTGTATTACTAGCAATAATTATAAAAAAAAGACATAATTAAAGCATATATAAATCATATAATGGAGGTTAAGTATGTCAGATTTTAATCATACAGATCATTCTACAACAAACCATAGCCAAACACCTAGATACAGAAGACCTAAATTTCCATGGTTTAAAACAGTCATCGTTGCATTGATTGCTGGAATTATTGGTGCACTTCTAGTACTTGGTATAGGCAAAGTATTAAATAGTACAATTTTAAATAAAGATGGTTCAACTGTTCAGACAACAAATAATAAAGGTGGCAATCAATTAGACGGTCAAAGCAAGAAATTCGGTACCGTTCATGAAATGATAAAATCTGTCTCCCCTACAATTGTTGGAGTTATTAACATGCAAAAAGCATCAAGTGTAGACGACTTATTAAAAGGCAAATCATCTAAACCATCTGAAGCTGGAGTAGGTTCAGGTGTTATCTATCAAATAAACAACAATTCAGCTTATATCGTTACAAACAATCATGTTATTGATGGCGCAAATGAAATTAGAGTCCAATTACATAATAAAAAACAAGTTAAAGCGAAATTAGTTGGTAAAGATGCAGTAACTGATATTGCTGTACTTAAAATTGAAAATACAAAAGGTATTAAAGCGATTCAATTTGCCAACTCTTCAAAAGTACAAACTGGCGATAGCGTATTCGCAATGGGTAACCCATTAGGATTACAATTTGCTAACTCTGTAACATCTGGTATCATTTCAGCAAGCGAACGTACGATTGACGCTGAGACAACTGGTGGCAATACAAAAGTTAGCGTTCTTCAAACAGATGCTGCTATTAACCCAGGTAACTCAGGTGGCGCATTAGTAGATATTAATGGTAATTTAGTTGGTATTAACTCAATGAAAATTGCTGCGACACAAGTTGAAGGTATCGGGTTTGCTATTCCAAGTAATGAAGTTAAAGTAACAATTGAACAACTTGTAAAACATGGTAAAATTGACCGCCCTTCGATTGGTATTGGTTTAATTAATTTGAAAGATATTCCTGAAGAAGAGCGCGAGCAACTTCATACTGATAGAGAAGACGGTATTTATGTCGCCAAAGCTGATAGTGATATTGATCTTAAAAAAGGTGATATTATTACAGAAATTGATGGCAAGAAAATTAAAGATGATGTTGATTTAAGAAGCTATTTATATGAAAATAAAAAACCTGGTGAATCAGTCACTGTTACCGTTATCCGTGATGGTAAAACAAAAGAAGTTAAAGTGAAATTAAAACAACAAAAAGAACAACCAAAACGTCAAAGCCGATCAGAACGTCAATCACCTGGCCAAGGCGATAGAGATTTCTTTAGATAATTTACAGACAGAAAAGTACATTAAGAGCCTACTCATTACATTCTTAGGAATGAATATGAGTAGGCTCTAATTTATTTAGCTATGCAATTATATTTATTGATAGTTAACCATGAAGTATTTTTTCTTACCGCGACGAATAATCGTAAATTCGCCATCAATTTTATCTTCTGGTGCTAAAGCATAATTAACATCTTGTTGTCTCTCACCATTAATATAAATCGCACCATTGTTAACATCTTCACGTGCTTGTCGTTTAGAAGGAGAAATGCCTGTTTCAATAAGGACTTCAACGATATTTGTTGTGTCATTTGATAATGTCACTTGAGGCACATCTTTAAATCCATCTTTTAATTCTTTCGCTGATAATGATTTTAAATCACCACTAAATAATGCTTGTGAAATACGGATTGCATCATTTAATGCATCTTCACCATGAATAAATTTAGTTACTTCTTCAGCTAATGTTTTTTGAGCTTCACGTAAATGCGGTGCTTCATTTTTA
The genomic region above belongs to Staphylococcus aureus and contains:
- a CDS encoding S1C family serine protease, with product MSDFNHTDHSTTNHSQTPRYRRPKFPWFKTVIVALIAGIIGALLVLGIGKVLNSTILNKDGSTVQTTNNKGGNQLDGQSKKFGTVHEMIKSVSPTIVGVINMQKASSVDDLLKGKSSKPSEAGVGSGVIYQINNNSAYIVTNNHVIDGANEIRVQLHNKKQVKAKLVGKDAVTDIAVLKIENTKGIKAIQFANSSKVQTGDSVFAMGNPLGLQFANSVTSGIISASERTIDAETTGGNTKVSVLQTDAAINPGNSGGALVDINGNLVGINSMKIAATQVEGIGFAIPSNEVKVTIEQLVKHGKIDRPSIGIGLINLKDIPEEEREQLHTDREDGIYVAKADSDIDLKKGDIITEIDGKKIKDDVDLRSYLYENKKPGESVTVTVIRDGKTKEVKVKLKQQKEQPKRQSRSERQSPGQGDRDFFR